A stretch of DNA from Microbacterium sp. LWS13-1.2:
TGGCGGCGAGCGCCTGTGCGCACGTCTCGACGGACACGCCGTACGCGGCGATCGCTCCGGCGGCGACGAGGTCGTCGAGGGCGTCGTAGGTGGCGTCGTCCTCGATCACCGCGGTCGGCGGGCAGTGCAACTGCACGAGATCGAGCGTGTCGACACTCAGATTGCGGCGGGACCTTTCCGTCCACGCGCGGAAGTTCTCGGGCGTGTAGTTCTCGGGCTCCTGCGCCAGGCGCCGGCCCATCTTGGTGGCGACGGTGATGCCATGGCCGGGCCGGGCGGCGAGGAAGCGCCCGATGATCGACTCGCTGCGGCCGTCGCCATACACATCGGCGGTGTCGAAGAGGGCGACGCCGTTGTCGACAGATGCCGCGAGCACGGCCGTCGCATCCTCCTCCGAGACGGCGCCCCAGTCGGCGCCCAGCTGCCAGGTGCCGAGTCCGATCGCCGAGACCGAGCGTCCGGTGCGGCCGAGAGCGCGCTGCTGCATGAGGATCCTCCGGATCGAACGATGGGTGGTTCCCAGCATCCCACGTGGCGCGGCGTCGAGGGCCCCCTCTTCGATCGGCTACCGGCGGACCCCGGCGCACGCAAGCCCGGTGTGCACGGCACGTCGAGCGAGTACGTTTGCCTGCGACCGACGGGGAGGGAGGTCGCCATCGCCGAGCACACCCGGCCGTTGCGCCGCGCCGTCTCGTACACCGCGCGCCTCGCCGATCAGCCGCGCCTGCTGCTGGCGATCAAGACCTCGCTGGCGGCAGTGCTGGCGTGGTATCTGGCGCCGCTCATCCCGTTCACCGAGGACCAGTACTCCTACTACGCCCCGCTCGGCGCGCTCGTCACCATGCACCCGACCATCGCCCGTTCCGCTCAGGTGGGCGGGCAGGTGCTGATGGGACTCGCGCTGGGCATCGCCCTCAGCCTCTGCGGCATCGCCGCCCTCCGGCTGGGGGTGCCCGGCGGTGTGGTGCTGGGAGTGGTCATCGGCGTCGGCGTGCTGCTCGGCGGGTGGCGGCTGCTCGGCGCCGGCGGCGACTGGGTCGCTCTCGCGGCGCTCTTCGTGCTGCTCGCCGCCGGCGGCGATCCCGAGGGCTTCTCGATCTCGTACCTCGGCACGACGGCGTTCGGCGTGGTGGTGGGCATCGCGGTCAACCTCATCATCGTCCCTCCCCTGTACCTCCGCCGTGCGAGCGAGCGGCTGTCGGCGCTGCGCGACGCCGTCACGGGTGTGTTGCGAGACGCTGCGGACGCCGTTGCCGACGATCAGCTGGATCCCGAGCGCTTCCGTGCGGCGCTGGACGACCTCGGTGAGACGCGGTCGGCGGTCACCGAGGTCGTCGATGAAGCCGACGAGAGCGCCCGCGCGAATCCGCGCCGCCGGCGTCACCAGGAGGAGCGAGAGGAGAACGCCCGCCGCATGGCCGCGCTCGAGCGCACGGCGTTCCTCACCCGCGAGCTCATCGACCTGCTGGTCGAGCTGGAGGCGTCCGACGACGTCGCGCTGACCGGTGCCGTTCGCGAGCGCCTCGCCCACGCGATCCGGCAATCCGCCGACCTGATCGCCACCCCTCTCGGCGACCCCGCGGTGTCCGACCGGTTCCGGGGCGCGAGCGAGGCCCTCGCCGACTATCAGAGCGCGCTGGGCGCCCCGGAGCCGGGAGGCCGGGCGGAGATGGCCGCGGGTGCGGCGGTCGAACTGTGCCTGCGCCGCATCATCGACGTCACTCGACCGTTCGTCTGATCGGCTCCCCCTTTGCGTCCCCGGGACTCCCGGAGCGTTCCGCTCAGGGGTTGACGATCACGGGCGTTCCGAGCGGCAGGGCCGAGAGCTTCGTGATCGCCGTCGGATCGACGCGGAGGCATCCGTTCGAGATCGGCCCCGAACGGTCGTCGTGGTAGTGGAAGGCCGTGACCGCGACATCCGCTCCCCCGAAGCCGTCGAGCGTCGGCGACTGCACCGACAGGTACACGATCGGGTGTCCACGCGTGTACCCGTACTCGGGCACGACGCGCGTCGTCATGATGAACGCGCGCCCCATCGGCGTAGGGGTGCGATCCGTGCCCCAGGCGAAGTCCGTCGCGACCCGCTCGGCCACTCCGCCGCGGACGATGTCGACCGTGCGGCCCGAGATGCTCACCACGACGCTCGTGTCGCTCGGCGCCACCTCGACGTCGCTCTTGCGCAGCCAGCCGGCGACCTGGGCGGGGCTGCCCTGCGACGGCACCGCCTGGCGCCCGGTCAGCAGCACCTTCACCCAGTGCTCCTGCTCCTCGACGACCGGTACAGCGGTGCCGTCGTACGGGAACTCGTGCGGCAGGTACGCGACCGGCTGCGCGGTCGGGTCGGCCCACACGGGCGCACCGACCCCGAGCGCGACCGCGCGCAGGGGCAGCGGAGCGGTGAACGCCGCGTCGTCGACGGCCAGCCCGGGGATGACGGCGAAGACGTTCACCTGCGGCAGGGTCGTCACGTCGTACCCCGCCGTATTCGCCGGGAAGCCGGCGGGCGTCGGTATCGGCGTCGGTGTGGGCGTCGGGCTGGGTTGCGTGGTCGCCGCGCGGGTCGGCGAGGGCGACGGCGGAGCGGATGCCTCGGTGACGGGCGGCTGCAGCAGCCACGCCGCCGCCAGCCCGCCGGCGACGACCACTGCGGCGAGCGCCACGAGCAGCCAGACGCGCAGCGGGCGGCGCGCCGCGGTCGGCGTCGGCGGCTGTGCGTCCGGCACGGTGGGCTCGACCGCAGCCGGGCCGTCTGTCTCGGCATCCCCCATCCCCCCATGGTCTGTTGCGAGGACGGATGCCGCAACTCCACGCCGATGACTAGCCTGGGCCGGTGAGCAGTGACGGCCAAGATCAGCAGCAGGCGCCGGACCGTCGCGAGGCCGACCGGGCGATCCGCGTCCTCGGCATCATCGGCGCAGGACGCGTCGCTCAGGTGCTCGCACGCCTCGCCGTCACTGCCGGGTACGAGGTGCTCGTCGCCGGGTCGGGCGATCCGTCTCGGATCGCCGCCACCCTTGCCACCGCGGCTCCGGGCGCGGTCCCCGCCGCCGGATCCGTCGTCGCACGAGACGCCGACGCGGTCATCCTCGCGCTGCCGCTCCCCCAGCACCGCACCCTTCCGGTCGATGCGCTGGACGGCGCCCTCGTCATCGACGCCATGAACTACTGGTGGGAGGTCGACGGGCTGCGGGCCGACTTCGGCGACCTGCGCACGTCGACCAGCGAGACCGTGCAGCGTTTCCTTCCGGGCTCACGGGTGGTCAAGGCCTTCAACCACATGGGCTACCGCGACCTCGACGAAGAGGCCCGGCCCACCGGCACTCCTGGGCGCAAGGCGATCGCCGTCGCCGGCGACGACGCCGACGACGTGGCGCTCGTGGCCCGGCTCGTCGACGATCTCGGATTCGACCCGGTGGTCGCCGGTCCCCTTGCCGCGGGCATCATGCTCGAGCCGGGCGCCGAGGCGTTCGGCGCCGACGTCGACGGCGCCGAGCTGCGTGCGATGCTCGACCGGTTCCCCGCCTCTCAGCGCGGGATCGTCGTCGCCCGCGCCCGGGCCGCGGACACGCAAGCGGATGCCGGCGCCTGAGGTCGCAGCATCCGTCCCGTTGCATCGTGAGGGGCGGGCACGCCGACGTCCGTCAGCGCGCGGCTCGGGTGCGGGAGCGGACGACGGCGTCGAGCGCGGTGACCACCGCGATGGTCGCGATGTACACGACGAGGTCGCGCGTGTCGAAGACCGTGCCCAGCAGGAGCATCGCAGGGGGGAACTCGGCGCCCCACGCGAGCGGCAGGCCGGTGAGCTGGAACAGCTCGACGCCGACGCACCAGAGCATCGCAATGCCGCCCACGGCGAGCGCGGGCGCCCGGGGAGCGATCAGCACGACCGCGAGGTAGGCGGCGACGGCGTACAGCGCGTCTCCGGCGATATCAGTCGCGCTGCTGTCGGGCAGCGCCGCGTGGACGACCAGCCCTGCTCCGATGGTGAGGACCAGCAGCACCGCCGCGAGCACGCGCCGGCGGGTGCCCGGCCGCGCTCGCGACACCGTGGCCGCGTCGCGAGTGAAACCCATGCGCCCAGTCTCGCGCACCGGGGCCGCGCGGCTGTCCCGCGCAGCCCCGGTCCGGCTCAGAGCGCTCGCCGCTCCTCGAGGTGGAAGTCGTTCGAGCGCGACCCGTCGGGGCGCGTGGTGTCCTGGTAGACGAACTGGTCGCCGCGCTCGTCGAAGGCCGCGAACCACTCGTCCCAGGTGACCGCCCGCAGGTCTTCGAGGTCGTTGCCGAAGTCGAAGTCCAGACGGAGCTCTCCGACGATGCCGTCGCCTTCGGAGCCTCCGACCGTCGCCGGTGTGGCGTGACGGTCCTCGGCCCACCTGCGGATCACCTCGTGATCCGTCGTGGCGTTGTACTCGTGGGCCTCCGCCGCCGCGCCCGGCATCGCACCTGGCGTCACACCTGTGGTCGCGTCTGCCGTCGCGCCGGTCATCGCGTCGCCGGCGCCTGTCGTCTGCTCCGGGTTCCGCGCATCATCTGCATAGCCGCTCATGGCGTCCTCCTCTGCATCTGTTTCCACCCTGCGGCGTGCGGGGCGGACCGTGCAGGGGGTTGCAGACGGGGTGCGAGCGCGCTAGCCCTGTTCTCCGCCGGTCCGCGCGGCGCCGATCCGGGCGGCCATCAACGTGACGAGCTCGTAGACGACATGACTCGCCGCGATGCCGGTCAGCTGCGCGTGGTCGTACGCCGGCGACACCTCGACCACGTCGGCGCCCACGATGTCGAGGTCGCTCAGGGCACGCAGCATCCGGAGCAGCTCCCGGCTCGTCATGCCGCCGGCCTCGGGTGTTCCGGTGCCGGGGGCGTGCGCGGGGTCGAGCACATCGATGTCGATCGAGATGTAAAGCGGCCGGTCGCCCACGCGGCGCCGCACCCGCTCGATCGCCGCCTCGATGCCACGTTCCTCGATGTCGACGCTCGAGACGATCGAGAACCCGAGCCGCTCGTCGTCGTCGAGATCCTGCTTCGAGTACAGCGGCCCGCGCGTGCCGACATGGCAGCTGGCCGTGAGGTCGATCAGCCCCTCCTCGCTCGCGCGCCGGAAGGGTGTGCCGTGCGTGATGGGCGCGCCGAAGTAGGTGTCCCACGTGTCCAGGTGCGCATCGAAGTGCAGCACCGCGACGGGCCCGTGCTTCCGGTTCACGGCCCGCAGGAGCGGCAGGGCGATCGTGTGATCGCCGCCCACCGTGACGATGCGCTCGACCCGGGAGCCCAGGTCGAGGGCGGCCTGCTCGATCTCGGCGACCGCCGCACCGATGTCGAACGGATTCGCCGGGATGTCGCCGGCGTCGACGACCTGCGCCTCGGCGAACGGCGACACGTCCTGCGCCGGGTTGTAGGGCCGCAGCAGCCGTGACGACTCGCGGACGTGCGACGGGCCGAAGCGCGCGCCGGGGCGGTAGCTGACGCCGGTGTCGAACGGGATGCCGACGATCGCGATGTCGGCGCGCGGCACGTCTTCGATGCGCGACAGTCGCGCGAACGTCGCGATGCCGGCGTAGCGGGGGTGGACGGACGCGTCGACGGGGCCGACGGGCTCGTGGTGCTCGGTCATGATTCATCCTTCGGAGTGGACGGCGTCGCGCTCGCGGCGCTGCGCGTCTGCGGAATGTGGACCAGCTGCACGCCGCCGGCTTCGATCGCCGCGGCGAGCGCCGGCGCGATGTCGTCGTGGCTCTCGGCGCGTCGCCCCGTCGCGCCGAACGCGCGGGCGAGCGCGACCCAGTCGGGCTGTACAAGATCGACGCCGACCGGACGGATGCCGCGATCCACCTCGTTCTGCTTGATCTCGGCGTACCCGCCGTTGTCGACGCACACCACGGTGAGATCGAGCCGCTGCTCGACGGCGGTGGCGAGCTCGTTGACGCTGAACATGAGCGCGCCGTCGCCGACCACCGCGACGACGGGTCGCCCGCCCTCGGCCGGCTGCGCCACGCGCGCGCCGATCGCCGCGGGAAGGCCGTAGCCCAGCGTGGCGTAGGTGGGCGTGTACAGCAGCGAGTGCGGCGCCGACTGCCTCAGCACGTTCGCGAGCGCCATGTAGACGATCTGCGAGGAGTCCCCCGCCACGATGGCGTCATGCGGCAGCGCCGCCGCGATCGCCTGCGCCAGGGCGACAGTTTCGGGGAGGACGCCGCGGGTCTCCTCGGCGATCGCGGCGCGTGCGCCCGCGAGGTCTCGGGGCGGCCGCGGTGCCGCAGGAAGCCCCGAGAGCAGCTCCTCGACGACTGCGGCGCAGTCCCCGACGATGCCGACCATGGCATCGAGGTTCTTGTGCAGCTGCGCGGCCGAGATATCGACGCGCACGACCGCTCCGCGCGCCTCGAGCCGGGGCGCCCACAGCTCCGCCTCGCCGAGCTTCGACCCCAGCACCAGGAGCACATCGGCATCTTCGGCGACGCGGCGGGCGGATCCCAGCCGCAGGTTCGATCCGAGCGAGAGGGGGTGGTGCTCGTCGACGGCCGCCTTGCCGTTGAGGGTCGTGACGACCGGCGCCCCGAGCCGCTCCGCGAGCGCGGTCACCTGCCGGCCGGCGCGGGTGGACCCGCCGCCCGCGACGATCACCGGCCGCTGAGCCGACCTCAGGAGGGCGATCGCCTCGCGCACCGCGGCAGCGTCGCCACGCACCGGTGCCGGCACCGGGCGCGCCGCCCGTGCCGCCGCAGGGACGCCGGCAGGCGCCTCCAGGACGTCCAGGGGGATCTCGATGTGCACGGGGCGCGGGCGCCCGGTGCGGAACAGCGCGAAGGCGTCGTGCACGGCGTCGACGGCATCCGTCCCGCTCGCCACGCGCCGCGACCACTCGGCGATCGCGCCGACCATGGCTGTCGCGTCCTTCGTCTCGTGCAACGTGCCGACGTCCTGGAACTCGGCGCCGAGCGGCACGCCCGGCGAGATCACCAGCAGCGGCCGCGACTCGCAGAACGCGGTGCCGATGGCGCTCATCGCGTTCTGCAGCCCCGGACCCGACGTCGTGATCACCACGCCCGGCAGGCCGGTCTGCTGGGCCCAGCCGTCGGCGCCGTACCCCGAGCCCTGCTCGTGGCGATTGGTCACCGCGCGCAGGCCAAGGTGCGCCAGCGGCCGGTACAGCTCGAGATTGTGCGTCCCCGGGATGCCGAAGACCGCCGTCACGCCATAGGCGCGGATCGTCTCGAGCACGGCCCGGCCGGTGGTGTCGGCGTACCGCGCCCCGATCTCGTCGTATGCGTCCATGTCAGCCCACGCCTCAGGATGCCGCGAATCGGCGCACGCCGCCGACCCAGGTCTCGAGCACCGGGATCTCTGAGATCGCCGATGCGTCCACGGCCAGCGGGTCGCCGCCGAGCACCGCGAAGTCCGCGTGCTTGCCGACCTCGAGCGAGCCGAGGTCGTCCTCGCGGCCGAGCGACACCGCCCCCTCGATCGTGTGTCCGCGCAGTGCGGCGCGCGCCGACACGCGCAGGCCGTCGGGTCCGAGCTTGTGCCCGCGGCGAGTGACGCGCGTCACGGCCGTCTGGATCGCTTCGAGCGGGATCGGCTCGGCGACGGGCGCGTCCGACGAGATCGTGAACGGCACCCCCGCCGCCTCGAACTCGCCGAGCGGGTTGAAGCGCTCACCCGGTGTGCCGATCGCCTGCTCGACTCCCTCGCCCCAGTTGAAGTAGTGCTGCGTCTGGTTCACCGGCCGGATGCCGGCGGCCGCCATCCGCTGGATCTGCTCGGGTGTCGGCAGCCCGCAGTGCTCGATCCGGTGGCGTGCGTCGTCGTCGGGGCGCTCGGCGAGCGCCGCCTCGATCGCCGAGACGACCATCTCGATCGCGGTCGGGGACTGCGCGTGCGTCGCCGTCTGCAGGCCCGCCGCGTGCGCCTTGCGGATGAGCTCGGCGTACTCTGCGGGCTCGTGGTACAGCTGCCCGGTGCGGCACGGGTCGCCGACGTAGCCGTCGGGGAAGTACGCCGTCCACCCGCCGAGCGTGCCGTCGGCGTACAGCTTGATGCCCGCGAAGCTCAGGTGCGCGTTGCCGAACTGCCCGACCAGCCCCATCTCGAGCGCCTCGTCGAGCAGGTGCGACAGCAGGTACATCGACACGCGCAGGTCCAGCCGTCCGGCCTCGGCGAGCCGCAGGTACATGTCGAACTCGCGGCGTGACACCTGCGCGTCGCCGAGCGTCGTCACTCCCCCGGCTAGGAAGCGCTGCGTCGCGGCATCGAGCTGACGCAGGTGCTCCTCCGGCTCATCGGCGAGATGGAAGTTCGGACCGTGATGGCCGATCTTCACGCCGTGCACGCCGGTGAGCATGTTGCACGCGGCATCCGAGATCTCCCCGGTCAGCTCCCCGTCGGCGTCGCGGAAGATCTCGCCGCCATCGGGGTTCGCGGTGTCGCGATCGATGCCGTTCTGCGCGAACGTGTACGAGTTCACGACCCCGCCGTGCCCCGACGCGTTCATGAGGTAGACCTGGCGATCGCTCGCGACCTCGTCGAGCTCGAACCGGGTGGGATGCCGCTGCTCCGCCAGATTGCGGTGCTCGTAGCCGTACCCGCGGACCGGCCGTCCCTCGGGCAGGTCTGCCGCGGCGGCCTGCAGCAGCGCCACGATCTCGGCGATGCTGCCCGCCTTCTCTGGTCCGCAGTCGACCCACGTCATGAGCTGCCCGTACATGAGCGGGTGCGCGTGCGCGTCGACGAACCCCGGTACGACCACCGCGTCGCCGAGGTCGACGACCTCGGGTTCGAGGCCGGCGGCGACTGCGGCCTCGCGGCACTGTGCCGCCGTGCCGATCGCGACGATCCGGCCGCGATCGGTGAGCATCGCCGTGGCGGTGCGGTCGAGCGCGTCGACGGTGTGGATCGCGGCGGCCGTCAGCAGGCGCGGGGTCTGCTGCGCGGGGCGGTCGAAGGGGGCGAGCTTTCGCATGTCTACCTCAGTGGTGGGTCGTGCCGGGGCGGGGCCGCGTCGGGCTCAGGAGGTGCGGGCCGTCGTGGTGTCGGTGCGCGGTGTGAAGGAGTCCGTCACGGGCGCCTCGTCGGAGTGCTGCGGCGCGAGCCACGTGCAGATGCCGGCGAGCACGGCCATGCCGGTGAACATCGCGATGACCGACCAGATGCTCCCCGTCCATGCGATGAGCTGCGTCGCGAACCAGGGCGAGAATCCGGCCCAGATCGCCGCGCCGACGCCGTACGACAGCGCGATCGACGTGTAACGCGCCTGCGGGCGGAACATCTGCGCGAGGATCGCGGCGATCGGCGCGTAGGTGGCGCTCATGGCGATGCGCACGAGCGACGCCATCAGGAAGATCACCGGCTCGACCTTGCCCGGCAGCACCAGCATGAAGGGCACGAACGTGAGCACCGAGGTCACCAGGCCGATGTACATGACGTTCTTGCGCCCCCACTTGTCGCCGAGCCAGGCGACGGGCAGCGTCACGACGAACTCGATGAACGACGCGATCGTCATGGCGTCGAGGATCAGCTGCGGGCTCATGCTGATCGGCTCGCCGGTGGCATAGGCGGTCGCGAACGTCGTCGCGAGGTAGTAGCCGCCGGTCGAGATCGGCAGCACGCCGATGCCGAGGAGGATCGGCTTCCAGTTGACGCGCAGCGCGAAGGCGAGCGGCATGCTCTGCTTGCGGCCCTCGATCTTCTGCTCGAACACCGGCGACTCCTCGACGCGGTAGCGCACCCAGAAGCCGACGGCGATGAGCACGATCGACAGGAGGAACGGGATGCGCCAGCCGCCGTTCATGATGAAGTCGTCGCCGAAGCGCGACATGATCGCGAAGATGCCCGAGGCCAGCAGCGCGCCGGCGGGGTTGCCCAGCTGCGTGAAGCCGCCGTAGAAGGTCTTCTTGCCGGCCGGTGCGTGCTCGACGCTCATCAGCACCGCGCCGCCCCACTCGCCGCCGACGGCGAGGCCCTGCATCGCCCGCAGGAGGATGAGCAGGATCGGCGCGACGATGCCGATCGTCTCGTAGGTCGGAAGGCAGCCCACGAGCACGGTCGAGATGCCCATCAGCAGCAGCGTGATCACGAGCGACACGCGCCGCCCGAGCTTGTCGCCGATGTGCCCGAAGATGATGCCGCCGAGGGGACGGACGAGGAACGCCACGGCGAACGTCGCGAACGCCGCCGCCGTCTCGGCGAGCGGGTCACCACTGGGGAAGAACAGCGGTCCGAAGACGAGCGCGGCGGCGGTCGCGTAGACGTAGAAGTCGTACCACTCGATGGTGGTGCCGACGAACGCGGCGATTCCTGCGCGCCGCGCCCTGCTGCTGGTCGTAGTCATGGCCGCTCCTTTGCGGATGTGTCGGGATGGATTGGATGGTAGGGACGAACGGATGCCGGTGGCAAGGGCAGAACTCCAGCACTGAGCGCTTCGGACTGGCGTTCTGAAGGCTCTATCACGCAGTTCAACGCGCCCCGTCCGGTGAGCTCCGCCCTAGACTCGACTTCTGCGACTCACTGCGCGCGATCTCGGGAAAATCGACGAATCGAGGATCGGTATGGATTTCGACGCCGAGCTCATCCGCGAGCTGCAGGTCGACGGCCGCGCCAGCATCCACTCCCTGGCCGGCCGGCTCGGCCAGTCACGGGCTGCGGTCTCGACGCGCCTGAACGCGATGCTGGCCGACGGCACCGTGCGGGTCGTCGCCGCCGTCGACCCGGTGTTCCTCGGCCAGCACGTGCTCGCACACGTCTCCATCCGCACCCGCGGCGGCGTCGAGCCCGTCGCGCAGCACCTGCGCGGACTCGGCGAGACGGTGCTCGTGTCGGCGGTCGGGGGCGCCCACGACCTCGTGACCGAGGTGCGGCTCGGATCGATGCCCGCCCTGCACGACCTGCTCGCGCAGATCCGGGCTCTGCCGGGAGTGGCCGACATCAACACCCTCATCTACACCGACGTGGTCAAGGGGTTCTTCGTCTCGGAGTACCACGGCGACGTCACCATCGACGCCATCGACACCGCCCTCATCGAGCAGCTGCAGCGCGACGGCCGCAAGAGCTACCGGGCGCTCGGCGAGGCCGTGCGCCTGTCCCCCTCGGCCGTGACGACGCGGGTGCAGCGGCTCGTCGACGGCGGGGTGATCAAGATCAGCGCCGTCGAGGCCCGCGGGCTCGCGCACCGGCAGCTCTCGATGGGCGTCGGCCTCAACCTCGCCGGGTCCGACGACCGCGTGACCGAGGCCCTCCGCACCTGGCGCGGCGTGGACTTCGCCGCGCGCACGCTCGGCCGC
This window harbors:
- a CDS encoding FUSC family protein; the encoded protein is MGGSQHPTWRGVEGPLFDRLPADPGARKPGVHGTSSEYVCLRPTGREVAIAEHTRPLRRAVSYTARLADQPRLLLAIKTSLAAVLAWYLAPLIPFTEDQYSYYAPLGALVTMHPTIARSAQVGGQVLMGLALGIALSLCGIAALRLGVPGGVVLGVVIGVGVLLGGWRLLGAGGDWVALAALFVLLAAGGDPEGFSISYLGTTAFGVVVGIAVNLIIVPPLYLRRASERLSALRDAVTGVLRDAADAVADDQLDPERFRAALDDLGETRSAVTEVVDEADESARANPRRRRHQEEREENARRMAALERTAFLTRELIDLLVELEASDDVALTGAVRERLAHAIRQSADLIATPLGDPAVSDRFRGASEALADYQSALGAPEPGGRAEMAAGAAVELCLRRIIDVTRPFV
- a CDS encoding L,D-transpeptidase; this translates as MGDAETDGPAAVEPTVPDAQPPTPTAARRPLRVWLLVALAAVVVAGGLAAAWLLQPPVTEASAPPSPSPTRAATTQPSPTPTPTPIPTPAGFPANTAGYDVTTLPQVNVFAVIPGLAVDDAAFTAPLPLRAVALGVGAPVWADPTAQPVAYLPHEFPYDGTAVPVVEEQEHWVKVLLTGRQAVPSQGSPAQVAGWLRKSDVEVAPSDTSVVVSISGRTVDIVRGGVAERVATDFAWGTDRTPTPMGRAFIMTTRVVPEYGYTRGHPIVYLSVQSPTLDGFGGADVAVTAFHYHDDRSGPISNGCLRVDPTAITKLSALPLGTPVIVNP
- a CDS encoding NAD(P)-binding domain-containing protein, which produces MSSDGQDQQQAPDRREADRAIRVLGIIGAGRVAQVLARLAVTAGYEVLVAGSGDPSRIAATLATAAPGAVPAAGSVVARDADAVILALPLPQHRTLPVDALDGALVIDAMNYWWEVDGLRADFGDLRTSTSETVQRFLPGSRVVKAFNHMGYRDLDEEARPTGTPGRKAIAVAGDDADDVALVARLVDDLGFDPVVAGPLAAGIMLEPGAEAFGADVDGAELRAMLDRFPASQRGIVVARARAADTQADAGA
- a CDS encoding DUF2809 domain-containing protein, with protein sequence MGFTRDAATVSRARPGTRRRVLAAVLLVLTIGAGLVVHAALPDSSATDIAGDALYAVAAYLAVVLIAPRAPALAVGGIAMLWCVGVELFQLTGLPLAWGAEFPPAMLLLGTVFDTRDLVVYIATIAVVTALDAVVRSRTRAAR
- the speB gene encoding agmatinase — protein: MTEHHEPVGPVDASVHPRYAGIATFARLSRIEDVPRADIAIVGIPFDTGVSYRPGARFGPSHVRESSRLLRPYNPAQDVSPFAEAQVVDAGDIPANPFDIGAAVAEIEQAALDLGSRVERIVTVGGDHTIALPLLRAVNRKHGPVAVLHFDAHLDTWDTYFGAPITHGTPFRRASEEGLIDLTASCHVGTRGPLYSKQDLDDDERLGFSIVSSVDIEERGIEAAIERVRRRVGDRPLYISIDIDVLDPAHAPGTGTPEAGGMTSRELLRMLRALSDLDIVGADVVEVSPAYDHAQLTGIAASHVVYELVTLMAARIGAARTGGEQG
- a CDS encoding thiamine pyrophosphate-dependent enzyme; the encoded protein is MDAYDEIGARYADTTGRAVLETIRAYGVTAVFGIPGTHNLELYRPLAHLGLRAVTNRHEQGSGYGADGWAQQTGLPGVVITTSGPGLQNAMSAIGTAFCESRPLLVISPGVPLGAEFQDVGTLHETKDATAMVGAIAEWSRRVASGTDAVDAVHDAFALFRTGRPRPVHIEIPLDVLEAPAGVPAAARAARPVPAPVRGDAAAVREAIALLRSAQRPVIVAGGGSTRAGRQVTALAERLGAPVVTTLNGKAAVDEHHPLSLGSNLRLGSARRVAEDADVLLVLGSKLGEAELWAPRLEARGAVVRVDISAAQLHKNLDAMVGIVGDCAAVVEELLSGLPAAPRPPRDLAGARAAIAEETRGVLPETVALAQAIAAALPHDAIVAGDSSQIVYMALANVLRQSAPHSLLYTPTYATLGYGLPAAIGARVAQPAEGGRPVVAVVGDGALMFSVNELATAVEQRLDLTVVCVDNGGYAEIKQNEVDRGIRPVGVDLVQPDWVALARAFGATGRRAESHDDIAPALAAAIEAGGVQLVHIPQTRSAASATPSTPKDES
- a CDS encoding amidohydrolase; translation: MRKLAPFDRPAQQTPRLLTAAAIHTVDALDRTATAMLTDRGRIVAIGTAAQCREAAVAAGLEPEVVDLGDAVVVPGFVDAHAHPLMYGQLMTWVDCGPEKAGSIAEIVALLQAAAADLPEGRPVRGYGYEHRNLAEQRHPTRFELDEVASDRQVYLMNASGHGGVVNSYTFAQNGIDRDTANPDGGEIFRDADGELTGEISDAACNMLTGVHGVKIGHHGPNFHLADEPEEHLRQLDAATQRFLAGGVTTLGDAQVSRREFDMYLRLAEAGRLDLRVSMYLLSHLLDEALEMGLVGQFGNAHLSFAGIKLYADGTLGGWTAYFPDGYVGDPCRTGQLYHEPAEYAELIRKAHAAGLQTATHAQSPTAIEMVVSAIEAALAERPDDDARHRIEHCGLPTPEQIQRMAAAGIRPVNQTQHYFNWGEGVEQAIGTPGERFNPLGEFEAAGVPFTISSDAPVAEPIPLEAIQTAVTRVTRRGHKLGPDGLRVSARAALRGHTIEGAVSLGREDDLGSLEVGKHADFAVLGGDPLAVDASAISEIPVLETWVGGVRRFAAS
- a CDS encoding MFS transporter produces the protein MTTTSSRARRAGIAAFVGTTIEWYDFYVYATAAALVFGPLFFPSGDPLAETAAAFATFAVAFLVRPLGGIIFGHIGDKLGRRVSLVITLLLMGISTVLVGCLPTYETIGIVAPILLILLRAMQGLAVGGEWGGAVLMSVEHAPAGKKTFYGGFTQLGNPAGALLASGIFAIMSRFGDDFIMNGGWRIPFLLSIVLIAVGFWVRYRVEESPVFEQKIEGRKQSMPLAFALRVNWKPILLGIGVLPISTGGYYLATTFATAYATGEPISMSPQLILDAMTIASFIEFVVTLPVAWLGDKWGRKNVMYIGLVTSVLTFVPFMLVLPGKVEPVIFLMASLVRIAMSATYAPIAAILAQMFRPQARYTSIALSYGVGAAIWAGFSPWFATQLIAWTGSIWSVIAMFTGMAVLAGICTWLAPQHSDEAPVTDSFTPRTDTTTARTS
- a CDS encoding Lrp/AsnC family transcriptional regulator; protein product: MDFDAELIRELQVDGRASIHSLAGRLGQSRAAVSTRLNAMLADGTVRVVAAVDPVFLGQHVLAHVSIRTRGGVEPVAQHLRGLGETVLVSAVGGAHDLVTEVRLGSMPALHDLLAQIRALPGVADINTLIYTDVVKGFFVSEYHGDVTIDAIDTALIEQLQRDGRKSYRALGEAVRLSPSAVTTRVQRLVDGGVIKISAVEARGLAHRQLSMGVGLNLAGSDDRVTEALRTWRGVDFAARTLGRFDVVTTLVEPSAGALYASLERIRAIPGVANVEAWFHLAVLKEDYARTLRPAGGGIPQPVGSTGG